The genomic stretch CGTTACGGTACCCCAGAAAGACGGTGGTAGTTAGCGACGCGTCAATCCGTGATACGCCTGTAAAGTCTACGTTCCCATCAAAGAACGAGCCATTAAAGAAGGGCTAGAGACTAggcgaaagagagagagagagagagagagacgttgcgGAACACGTGAGTCGTGACGGAGAAAAGGGATAGGTATGAACTTTGGAAGTCCGTCACAGACGTTGGCTCCGCATATTATCCCACTTTCATAGGATATTTGtttacgtaaaaaaaaaaaaaaaaaaaaaaccaaaaccttCATTTACCCTGAATTTCACTTGCATTTCATTTGCATTTTCCACCTGTCTCTGTCTCTCCATCTTCTGTGTCTTATCTAACTCACTTTCTCCTAACTTGGACGTCAACCCCACCCACTCTGGGTCGTCTCcttaatatttataaataccCAACCCACTCCCCTTCTTTTTTCTACGTTTTTTTCTCTCCCCATTAGCTAACTTAACCCTAGGCActgtgtagagagagagagagtgagagagaggttGTTGTggctttttttcttgttctttttttgtcGACAGGTTGTGCGGAGGCTTGGCTGCTTCATTTTTGGGACGACAACAaagtgagtttttttatttttatttttttccttttaaagattattatttttttttgtcttctggCTATTATGGGTATGTTAAAAACGGTATCTTTGTGTTAGTGGGTGTGTTTATAATTTGGTGTCCgttttttttgggaagaaaaagtCCTAGGTTTTATGCCATATTCGTGAAACTGAAGACCCATGTATCATTTTCAGTGTATTTGATTGGTTCTTGTCAATATTTCTTGTGTTTACTATTTGGAAAGGGGGTTTCAGTTGGTGGTAGTTCAGATCTGTTACTGAAATTACTGTTTCTGTGATTCTGTGGTATTTACTTACCTGAAAAGAGAGATAGAAAGAGTAAAATTTACTGATGGAGGAGGAAAGACCCAGAAGTTAAACATTTGTCAGTTCTACTGTATTAATGTTGGAAAATTTCCCTTTTTGTACAACCCCATGtgcttttttcctttagttcttgtatataatttattggCCTCTGCCTATATTAGCCAATTTGAGGCACCCTTTGGTTCCAAGGAACAAGAAAACAATATGGATTATGGGGGAAATGTTTTAAAGAAGCTGTCTTGTTCTCAAGCGGAGATTATTGTATGATATAAAGATGTAGAATCGCGGACATTTTGGTTTACCTTACATTTTTTATGATTTGAATGATAGAGTAAGGTCTCGATAGATAGATTTTAGTTCTTTTAGATATTTATCCGACATAATTATGAAGGAAATCGTTTAACAATTCTGAGAGCTAGGCATTATCGTATTGTCATCTCTTTGGAGTGGGAAATTGATGAAATTTACTACATTGTGTTGGGCTCTGCAGGGCTTTCAGCCCAGAGGTTTGGAGTTCGGAGTCTATAAAGTTTGAACTTAAGAAGTTGATTTGCAGAAGCAATGGAGGGATATGGCAAATCCATGGTAGCGGCACCTGCAAACGTTATTTATCTGTCAACTATACTAGGCCGAGATGGGGCAATTCCTGTTCACAAATGCGACTGGAAATGTGAAAATGAACATGTTTGTGGAAATATGTACCGCTGCAAACTAACAGGACTGACTCACATATGTGACAAAAACTGTAACCAGAGAATCCTGTATGACAACCATAGCTCCCTTTGCAGAGCAAGCAGGCAAATTTTCCCTCTTACACCAGCAGAGGAACAGGCTGTGAGAGGTGTCCGAAGGAAGCCTGAGGCAGAGAATTCCCCCAATGATAGCTGTGCTTTTAAGCGAAGACGGGATGCACAGTTCAATCCTTCTCCTTTCGAGAGATCTTTCTCTGCGGTCAGTCCAATCTGCAGCCAAGTTGGAGATGGCATGGATATGAGCTAGATTTATAATATAACTGAAAAGACTACTATCATCTTTCTTACTTATGtcctttgaaatttttccttatttttcatgGAACAATTATGGATAATAGAACCTAATTTGCGTAGCATAATGGTGGGCCTGATGAGTCCTACCTGTCTGTAGGAACGCTATATATTTCTACTAGTATGATTAATGCAATTTAGCTCTTTCACTAGTTTCACTATCAGATGGGGATGTTAAACAGGCTCTGTTCACTTGTTAATGAAGCTTGAGTTGAAAtctgtttctttctttgctGGTCTGAGCAGAACTATGATAGCTAGAGGGTGGTTTCAGGTCTTTTGTAAGACTTGAATTGTGATTTGGGTTCAACATTGCAGTATTGATTGTAGCAGTGTACTTAAATTTGATCTTTTCATTTTCCCACGTTTCTATGATTAATTTGTGGTGACTCTGTAACTTTTAGCTAATTCTATTGTAGAAAGGCAAATTATGTAGTCATATGTACATATTCAGCTACTTGGTTACCCTTGTTTCAACTTATTGATACTagtaattcatttttgtttatcCCCCTATCTCATGACATTGGGATGGaatttatggaatttttttattattgtctGACAGAAAACTTACTTGGTTATATTGCCTTATTTTGCCCAGCTTTACAGGTTAAAAGGAATGATCTGGTTTTATGCCTGtatttcattttcatcattctttttatcatattttgcttttcaccagtttaaatttatatatggaCTCCTGAAGTGATTGTTATTTTTGCAGGTTTCAAGTGTGCTATACAGGAGAGTTTAAAAATGCTTGTTGCTTGAATGAATGAAATCTTATGTTTTACAAGTAAGAGTGATAATATGAAGTTTCTGACTTATGATGATTATTCCATTGTCATGTAGGTAATTCTGCTGTTTTTCCTGATGGAGACAAAGATGCACCGGGTAATGCTGATGAACTGAAGAAATGGTATCATTCCTGGCTGTTTCAAGCATTGGGGTTGTTTGAGGGAGTATACTATAGAAACCTGGTCAGTTCAGTCTAATGAACTTACGGCCAACTTTATATTTGCTGATGACACACATAGCAATATGGAAGAATGCCCACTGCTGAGTAACTTCCTCAGTCCCCTCCTTATACGTCTCTCTTCATACATCCATGTTGAGAAAGTGGACTCACTGAAGACCTTTTGCTTGGCTATTCATGGACTTGTCTATCTGTGATATTCCTCTTTCTTGGTTTGATGGTGAAAGTGTTTATGCCGGAGTCTGGATAGGCTGACTGATGCTGGCCATACTTTTTGGTGATTCTGAGAAGCTGCCTGCagccttcttcttctctttggaCTACTTGGGAGCAAggatatatttttgtcattaccTTAAGCCAATTGTGGGCATTGGTATGACTGGTGCTCCATCCAAGGGGTGTGAAGTAGCTCGCTTAAGCCATATGTGCTTCATCCTCCTGGTTGGCCACCTCTATTGTGGTTAGCAGCCCTCTGCTCAGAATTTGTGGTTGATAGATTTGCTGGGTAGGAGAAATCATTCATGGCTGGGTTTTCTTTAAGTTATTGGGATTTAGCTGGCAAAGGACCTTCTTTTTAGCCGAATCGCGGAAGAGTAAGCAATTGTTAATGGTAGTTTTTACTCCAACATTGTGAACCAGGCTAAGACCATTTTGGAATCCATCCCTACAGCGATATCCACCCTGGTATTTAGTCACATGGCTATTTCTGGTCAAGCCCTAGTAAATCTACAGTCTACTGGTTAAGAAGCCAATTGTGAACCATTTTGTGCAAAGGAGCTTCCTCTGCTCATTGTTAATTTATTAGGAAACAAGCAGTGTGGTTTTCCAAGGACAGTATGGGATCCATTCTATTTGATATTGTACCATTGAGGCTTCCTCTGCTCATTGTTAATTTATTAGGAAACACAATGATTTGTAACTCTTTACGTTTTGGATTCAATAAGGTATATTTGTCTCCCCTTGGTGGGTGGATTCAATATTGTTCTCAAGAATCTCAACGGAATGTAATTGATTTATGCCCAATTCCTGTTAGTTGGGAGAATTAATCatagttttctttttggttactAAAGATGGATCATAGTACTGGGAAGAAGACAATTATTTCTGATAGATGAAACCACAAGCAGCAGGGGCCACTTTTTGGTTGTATTTCTCAATAACCAACATGAAATTGGCCTCAGtttctgctgctgctgcttaAGTAGATTTTTAAGAAGATTAGTGTAACACTTTCAAATGCTCACTCATAGAGCTCATTTGGGAGTGCAATTTTAATAATTGCGATtataaaaattacgtttttgaaattatcactttttaaaattgtataagcgtttggtaaaacatgttaaaatcaaACAgaattttttcacgattttataATTTGGTAAATGGGCCCTTAGATGTGACAGCCAAAATCATAATTAgttgaagagaaatgttatacacaTTTTCTCTTACAAAAGTGTAGTGCACTATTTGACGGagtactaaaaattattattagatttaaaatttaataataatttttagtgtcACGTTAAAGAGTATGTACTTAAGAGTGTgtatatcatttttcttgaatgaaataataaattaaagtaCATGTAatatctaatagtaattttcattACCAACTATGTGGAAGAGCATATTATTATATGTTACTTAAATAAGAAATGTTCCACAATGATTTgtaataatgttatttttcacTCATTTTACACTACTTTGACATGGTGTATTTcaagtaagttttttttttttttttaagaaaaaggttATGTGAAATTGATGTAAAGAGTAGTATTATTTTATGCTCTCATTTTACCTCATAATGCAAATAATACGCTATAGCGAATGAGTTTTAGTGAAGGTGAGAACTGAGAACTGTTGGTTGGTTTCATACTAACCTCACTGCAAGTATCCCTCTTTCCATCTGATTCTCTGGCAATAGCTCTACCCATTAGGCTGAAACTAGATTTGATACTTTCCTTTATATTTAGGAGGATAGAAAGTGAATTACCTtgtttctttaaaagaaaattctcCTTTAATATTGTTTCTTTGAACAGGAAGAATCCTTACGTGGATCGAATCTGAGCTGCCCAATTGATCCGTGAAAGGGAATTTGTGAGAGAGATCATTTAGCTTTCATCGTGTATTATGTGCCCCATACAATGGCTAAAGAAAGGAATTGCTTCTTAATGAGGCCATCCAAGATTTAAGAAATACTCAACCCAAAAAGTTCATCTTGCGGCTGAGAATTTCATCAAAGCAACGTAACCCTTTTGTCTCTGTATTGTTATGGCACACAATTCCTCCCCTCCTAGCAGATTcttcaaattacaaataaagGAATTGGCCCTTCTCTGTAGCTCTCTCACCCCCCATTCCCATTAACCTGAAGATAGGACAACTAACAGAACCAACAAGAATCCTCAACAACCAATGGTGACATCCAGGATGTTCCTTGGTCTATTTCTTGTTGTCAATCCTTTTTTCTTCACTTGCTCCTACTCTAGCACATTCACCATAACAAACAACTGCCCACATACGATATGGCCCGGCACGCTTGCGGGGGCAGGCACGCCTCAACTTCCAACAACCGGATTCCAGTTGGACTCCGGCCAAAGTGTTAGAATTCCATCTACTCCGGGATGGTCAGGACGAATATGGGCAAGGACAGGCTGCACATTTGATGACTTGGGAGCTGGCAAATGTCAAACAGGTGACTGTGGAGGAAGGCTAGAATGTGATGGCACTGGTGCCACTCCACCAACATCCCTCTTTGAGATAACCCTTGGAGCAGGCAATGGGCTAGATTTCTATGATGTCAGCATTGTAGATGGCTACAATTTGCCACTCATTGCTGCACCCGATGGGGTGTATGGAGCATGTAACGCCACCGGCTGCATTTCGGATATCAACAATATGGGTAAGAGTATTATTTACTATCACTCAACCGGTGCACAAGCAACCCCTCTAAATTGCAACTTTGAAATGAAACAGGTTGCCCAAAGGAGCTTCAGGTGGTGGGCGGGGGTGAAGAGGGAGGAGGAGGGGTGGTTGCATGCAAGAGTGCATGTGAAGCATTCCGGTTGGACCAGTACTGCTGCAGCGGAGAGTTTGCCAACCCGACGACATGCCAACCGTCATTCTATTCGACCATTTTTAAGAGGGCTTGTCCAAGGGCTTATAGCTATGCTTTTGATGATGGCACCAGCACCTTCACCTGCAAGGCCAACGATTACGCCATTGTTTTCTGCCCTAGTGTTAATGGGTACCTTTTCTCCTCTCCTCCTAATAAATTCCACTGCTTCATATTATTTTCTCTATTTACAGCAGCAGATACACAAGTCCTCCCACCACAGAACCTGAAATATGAGAATAATTTGTGACGCAGCATGAGAAAATCAGAGACAACTCCAACTCGAAAGCAGAGCAATGGAGAAGACGCTGGAATGGTTTCTTCGTCAAACATAGTCCTACCCCTTCCACTGCCACTCCTCCTACTCACCTTAAGCTTATTCTTCTGAACATGCACGATTACATTACAGCCATGGCAGCATACAAGGATTCTACAAAAGAAACTCACTCTCGTCCCTTTGAAAGGAAATATTGACTGAATCAGGCAAAGGCGACTGCGAAGAGGATCAAGAAAATTAGAACCACAAGATTTCTTTTTGTAAAGGGATTGAGAGCAGTTTAAAATGTTTACCATTGGATATTCGGGTTGAGAGGGTGATAAAGAGACATAAGTATAATGGTTCaagaaagaaattagaaaaacaaatcaaaaaagaaaaaaaattctgtatTCCTTGTGATTCATACTCCTTCAAGCCCCATTTGTTTTGTGTAGAAAAgcttttatctcttttttagTGTTTGATGCATTGTAAAATATTAGTCAACTTGAAAATGTTTCCAattgaccaagaaaaataatctTTACAAGGCGTAAAATGGTTTACACTTCTCATCtgcataaaccatttttcgcCACTCCCCACGCCCCTGAGCAAGCAAATTGTGAGAGAACCCTTTATAAGACCTACCTGCCCAAAAGTCTTGAGCTCCACAAGAGCACTCTCACAACTGGCTGCCCAACTTGTAAGCAATATGGACAAACAATTGCATTGAATCTTAATCTCGCCCTTATATTCTCGCTCTCTTCCTCCATAGCTCCACTATGTCGTCTCTCTTCCTTGTAGCTCTTCAGATTATatgaaaatacataaaatatttggtGATTTTTCATTCCAGCCAAACGCCGAAAGATGTTTTAGAATCACTTTCAGTTGTAAACAAACATCGAAAAATAGCcacatttttggccaaaaatattttatgctgAAACCAAATGGGCCTTAGCTTTCAAGAATTTAAGCACCAATGATCATTGCTATACTACCATCTGTCACTGAAAGTAATACAAAGTAATGCTACTCTTACTCCTGTCaactataagaaaaaaaaatatttggtcaCAAGTGGTATATATTTAATGGCGTGTACTAGCAATTGTAAACATGCATTTTGTTCTCTTATTTCTTGGTTTTGGCTTTCTTtgaaacttgatttttctttcttactcTCTTTGGTGCTTGTGGCTTTCCTCCCGCAGTTTTACTTCTCTTCCGTGCAATTCCCTGCATCCAGACTCCCATCAAAACAGCATACATGCAATGTGATATAATTAAtctataaaaacaaaagcagTGTAGCTCAATTGAATCAAGATGCTCTCTGAAGTACTGAAGAAGGTTCGGAAACATACTGATGTTTTCTCAGCTTTCCCTTTGGTTTTCCCATTAGTCTGTTCTTCAGCGTCTTCATTTTGATGAGAAATGGCTTTAGGCATCTTGTCAGCTTCATCTTCTGAATCAAATGAGAAACCTTCTAGTGTCCCTACTCAAACAAAATGATGGATGCTAAGGAAGAGCAATGtttggaaattttaaaaaataaacaaataaacaaataaacaaaattaaagtcaAATATTGACACATAAACACCAATGAAAAACCTtggggggaaaaaagaaagaaaagaaaaaactccaACCTTCAACCATAGTTTCAGCTTCATATACGTTAGACTGTGGTTTAAGCTGAATGAAGTCATTCATGATAGCCTCTATCTGATCAAGAAATAAACAATATTGAGCCAATAAATCAGACAATACTTTCTACTATACCTACACACATTTCACAGCAATCTCCAACCCATACTACAATCAGGGAATAAGTGCCAATGAGGATGGGAAAAGAAGAATAGCAAGGCAAACAAATCTTTTTATCTACCACGTATATACATCCAGTGAAGGAGAGATCTTAAGCAAAGAATTGACACACCTTTGCCTCTGACTGACCAAAGCTAACCTGAACAAAAGACAGTATGACAGCAATGTCACTTTTcagaattaaaatttgaaattagtttATTATGTACATCATGATAGAGATTTCTGGTttccaaaaaacatttataCTAAAAGCAATTTTTTAGACCATGATGTCCACTGTGAATATCTGAGATGGAGATTGAAGACGTACAATGCAAAATGTCCTGGAAGGAACTATACTTGTTTTGTATATGGTTCCTGAAATAGTAACCAAAATTAAACCAAACAGAAGTTAGCTGCTATGCATGGAACATGCAAAACAATAGCCATGTTGCTTagtctaaacaaaattaaggtctacaaaaagaaaggaaaacaacaAAGGCATATAACAACACAAGTAGAAAGGGAATGGTTTCTTCTAAATTTGGCGCAAATGCCTTTGacatttttgctttttatcCAGGAAAAATTTTAATAGACACTGAAAAGTGGTCAACCAATATCATGGTTctattataaaaagaaatagattATTATATTCATATATCAACACAATATTGAAGCAGGTCTATGGATCGGCATAACCTGAGACCAGCAGATTTGAACAAAACCAACCTTTTAAATCTATATACATTTCATGATTTCCTGATGGGGCATCTGAAATTACTATTCGTCCTACAGCGCCCATATCACCACTCAAATCTATGGAATCCCCTTCACATTCAACGAGTGCCTGCAACAAACAAAGATTTTGGTCAAtaactgtttttattttattttatttttattttttttgggggtgggggaagCAATACTCTATAATGACTGTGCAGAGACCTTGTGCCAGAAAGCTGCAAAGGGATGGAGGGGAACAACTCCATCGTCTTATTCACACTGGTTATGCTGGCTTCAGCATACATATAGTGGATCCACCTAGGCTTTAACCAGCAATGACCAAGTAAATTCTCCGAGTACTATTGTCCTCTCAAACTTCAACAGTTAAATCTCATTGTATATTTTTCTCCGCTATATAAggtattacaaaaaaaaaaaaaaaaaaaaagaccccaGAGAATAacgacatttttattttttacaagtaatcGAAGTATCATAAAAAGCGATAAGGACATTGAATCATTGATTATAGTCATTATTCATTGTGAAACAACACCTTACTAAGCTAGGATCAAACTGCCAAGCAAAGAATCAAGATGAGCTGTCATCATACCTTTGAGCGGTGGACTTTCTCAGAGAGCACCAACGGCAACCTTGAGGAGGAGGCCTGCAATGTATAAATTGCCAAGGCATTTCATTAAGCCAATGACCAGATGGGCCAGCACTATAGCTACTAATCATAACTCTTACATGACGTTCAATATGCTTGTCAGATGTTTCTTCCTCTGCAACTTCCACATTGTCAACATTTCCTATACCATTAACAAGTAGCAAGtgtcaaaactttaaaaaaagtaCGTacctgtgagagagagagagatttgtcATCCATTATGAACAGGTTTAATATTAACCACTATTAGTGCCTCTCTTCTCAAACTAAttacagattttattatttttacagcTAAAACAATTCACACCTTTGTTACAAACCCCACGTCATACCTTTTCTTTCCAtgctctcatttattttttcctctttgacTGGTGTGTTTTCTACTTTCAGCCGTTTCCTCGacgatttttcttttgaagccTTCTTAGATGGAGACTCTAAATCACTGCCAATAAGAACGACATCATCACCCTTTGCTCCCCCTTCGAACTCAGATGT from Corylus avellana chromosome ca1, CavTom2PMs-1.0 encodes the following:
- the LOC132167654 gene encoding DNA-binding protein BIN4 — protein: MSSSREESPDWLRSFQVPSHSVLPVSSDSQSSLKDSPSREDIVDIEEPSPSKSSKITKKGKNQAITLGESGAGSTSNKPSKAKSPKKRLRVEDQTPQQKKNTANKKRKTGEESDRTVAKEVTLEKNIEPHEPNDSVWMLSSDSESGRDNSPVMEDNIHHAESSDRKTSEFEGGAKGDDVVLIGSDLESPSKKASKEKSSRKRLKVENTPVKEEKINESMERKGNVDNVEVAEEETSDKHIERHASSSRLPLVLSEKVHRSKALVECEGDSIDLSGDMGAVGRIVISDAPSGNHEMYIDLKGTIYKTSIVPSRTFCIVSFGQSEAKIEAIMNDFIQLKPQSNVYEAETMVEGTLEGFSFDSEDEADKMPKAISHQNEDAEEQTNGKTKGKAEKTSGIARKRSKTAGGKPQAPKRVRKKNQVSKKAKTKK
- the LOC132186264 gene encoding uncharacterized protein LOC132186264: MEGYGKSMVAAPANVIYLSTILGRDGAIPVHKCDWKCENEHVCGNMYRCKLTGLTHICDKNCNQRILYDNHSSLCRASRQIFPLTPAEEQAVRGVRRKPEAENSPNDSCAFKRRRDAQFNPSPFERSFSAVSPICSQVGDGMDMS
- the LOC132167655 gene encoding pathogenesis-related thaumatin-like protein 3.5, encoding MVTSRMFLGLFLVVNPFFFTCSYSSTFTITNNCPHTIWPGTLAGAGTPQLPTTGFQLDSGQSVRIPSTPGWSGRIWARTGCTFDDLGAGKCQTGDCGGRLECDGTGATPPTSLFEITLGAGNGLDFYDVSIVDGYNLPLIAAPDGVYGACNATGCISDINNMGCPKELQVVGGGEEGGGGVVACKSACEAFRLDQYCCSGEFANPTTCQPSFYSTIFKRACPRAYSYAFDDGTSTFTCKANDYAIVFCPSVNGMRKSETTPTRKQSNGEDAGMVSSSNIVLPLPLPLLLLTLSLFF